A single Leptolyngbya sp. 'hensonii' DNA region contains:
- a CDS encoding arsenosugar biosynthesis-associated peroxidase-like protein, whose protein sequence is MTEQYYNPEHLNHFSQIREGNPELATKFFAYYSAVFADGALSAREKALIALAVAHTVQCPYCIDAYSKESLQQGADLEQMTEAIHVATAIRGGASLIHGLQMLDHVRQIGM, encoded by the coding sequence ATGACAGAGCAGTACTACAATCCTGAGCACCTGAACCACTTCAGCCAGATCCGTGAAGGCAACCCGGAACTGGCGACAAAATTCTTTGCTTACTATAGTGCAGTCTTTGCCGATGGAGCTTTATCAGCCAGAGAAAAAGCGCTCATTGCTCTGGCCGTCGCTCACACGGTGCAATGTCCCTATTGTATTGATGCCTACAGCAAAGAATCCCTGCAGCAAGGAGCCGACCTAGAGCAGATGACCGAAGCCATTCACGTCGCCACTGCGATTCGCGGCGGAGCATCCCTGATTCACGGCCTGCAGATGCTCGATCATGTCAGACAAATTGGGATGTAA
- the ppc gene encoding phosphoenolpyruvate carboxylase, protein MEDLETIPATLTGDLFLRHRLKIVEDLWEAVLQQECGQELVDLLNQLRALCSPEGQAPDSAESEALKVVEKLDLNEAIRAARAFALYFQLINIVEQHYEQRGQQQQYRAAYEQVPAEINRSAVRAAPLRGGHEAAITAEAGEEATPFQAGLLEKSLQESDPARRELGTFHWLFPRLKRLNVPPQQIQALIYNLDIRLVFTAHPTEIVRHTIRDKQRRIAKILRQLDHVEERVGSLDCSWEAEELQAQLTEEIRLWWRTDELHQFKPTVLDEVDYTLHYFQEVLFDTIPQLYQRFKRALSFSFPRLQPPQNSFCKFGSWVGSDRDGNPSVTPAITWQTACYQRNLVLDKYIQSIRRLTELLSLSLHWCDVMPELLESLEQDQGYLPEIYDQLAIRYRQEPYRLKLAYIYQRLKNTQIRNQRLQNGNFLQQELTEINPGTLYCAGSEFLAELNLIQRSLASTGLSCRELDHLVCQVEIYGFNLANLDIRQESSRHSDTLNEITSYLQILPRPYNEMSDAERSLWLTRELQTRRPLIPAELPFSEKTCETVETFRMIRKLQQEFGPDICCTYVISMSHEVSDLLEVLLLSKEAGLYDPATGFGNLHVVPLFETVEDLKRAPSIMRYLFELPQYRAYLAGGYGMQQGEDATPFSLQEVMLGYSDSNKDSGFLSSNWEIHKAQQALHKLADEFDVALRIFHGRGGSVGRGGGPAYEAILAQPGRSVNGRIKITEQGEVLASKYSLPELALYNLETVTTAVIQTSLLRTGFDDIQPWHEIMEELAIRSRHHYRSLIYEQPDFVDFFHQVTPIEEISQLQISSRPARRGGKRDLGSLRAIPWVFSWTQTRFLLPSWYGVGTALQDFLQEEPEAHLKLLRYFYYKWPFFKMVISKCEMTLAKVDLQIAHHYVSELTQVEDRDRFERVFQQIADEFHLTRELVLSITGHKRLLDGDPDLQRSVQLRNGTIVPLGFLQVSLLKRLRQHHNSSSAAIIRSRYSKGELLRGALLTINGIAAGMRNTG, encoded by the coding sequence TGGGAAGCCGTACTCCAGCAGGAATGTGGCCAGGAGTTAGTTGATCTACTGAATCAACTGCGGGCTCTCTGCTCTCCAGAAGGGCAGGCTCCTGACTCCGCCGAATCGGAGGCTCTGAAGGTGGTGGAGAAACTGGATTTGAATGAGGCAATTCGGGCCGCTCGTGCCTTTGCGCTTTATTTCCAGTTAATTAACATTGTGGAGCAGCATTATGAGCAGCGGGGACAACAACAGCAGTACCGCGCAGCTTATGAACAGGTTCCGGCTGAGATCAACCGCTCTGCTGTTCGGGCTGCCCCGCTGAGGGGGGGCCATGAGGCTGCGATCACAGCCGAAGCTGGTGAAGAAGCAACGCCGTTTCAGGCGGGTTTGCTTGAGAAAAGCTTGCAGGAAAGTGATCCGGCCCGCCGAGAATTGGGTACCTTTCACTGGCTCTTTCCCCGACTCAAGCGGTTGAATGTCCCGCCACAACAAATTCAAGCACTGATTTACAACCTGGACATTCGGCTGGTGTTTACGGCCCATCCGACTGAAATTGTCCGCCATACGATTCGAGACAAGCAGCGCCGTATTGCTAAGATCTTGCGACAACTGGATCATGTTGAGGAACGGGTGGGATCGCTGGATTGTTCCTGGGAAGCGGAAGAACTGCAAGCCCAGCTAACTGAGGAGATTCGTCTCTGGTGGCGCACTGATGAACTGCACCAGTTCAAACCAACGGTTCTGGATGAGGTGGATTACACCCTCCACTATTTCCAGGAGGTTCTATTTGATACCATTCCCCAGCTCTATCAGCGGTTTAAGCGGGCGTTGTCATTCTCCTTCCCCAGATTGCAGCCACCTCAGAACAGCTTCTGTAAGTTTGGCTCCTGGGTTGGGTCCGATCGAGACGGTAACCCATCTGTTACCCCGGCTATTACCTGGCAAACCGCCTGTTATCAGCGTAATCTGGTGCTGGATAAGTACATCCAGTCCATTCGCCGATTAACAGAGTTGCTCAGTCTTTCCCTTCACTGGTGTGATGTCATGCCAGAGTTGCTTGAATCTCTTGAGCAAGATCAGGGTTATCTGCCAGAAATTTACGACCAGCTCGCTATCCGTTATCGGCAAGAACCCTATCGTCTGAAACTGGCTTATATCTATCAGCGGCTGAAAAATACCCAGATCCGAAATCAACGGCTCCAGAATGGAAATTTTCTGCAGCAGGAACTGACGGAGATTAACCCGGGGACCCTCTACTGTGCGGGCTCAGAATTCCTGGCGGAGTTGAATTTGATCCAACGCAGTTTGGCCTCGACAGGATTAAGTTGTCGAGAGCTGGATCATCTGGTTTGTCAAGTAGAAATCTATGGGTTCAATCTGGCTAACCTGGATATCCGCCAGGAAAGCTCCCGTCATTCTGATACGTTGAATGAAATCACCTCCTACCTGCAGATTCTGCCCCGGCCTTACAACGAGATGAGCGATGCCGAACGTTCCCTCTGGCTGACCAGAGAACTGCAGACCCGTCGTCCCCTGATCCCGGCAGAATTGCCTTTCTCGGAAAAAACCTGTGAAACGGTCGAGACCTTCCGGATGATTCGCAAACTCCAGCAGGAGTTTGGCCCGGATATCTGCTGTACTTATGTGATTAGCATGAGTCATGAAGTCAGTGATCTGTTGGAGGTGTTGTTACTGTCGAAGGAAGCTGGGTTATATGATCCTGCTACTGGATTTGGCAATCTCCATGTAGTGCCCCTGTTTGAAACGGTCGAAGATCTGAAACGGGCTCCCTCGATCATGCGCTACCTGTTTGAGTTGCCCCAATATCGGGCCTATCTGGCAGGGGGCTATGGGATGCAGCAGGGTGAAGATGCGACTCCCTTTTCTCTTCAGGAAGTGATGCTGGGGTATTCTGACAGTAATAAGGACTCCGGATTCCTGAGTAGTAATTGGGAAATCCATAAGGCTCAGCAGGCGTTGCATAAACTGGCGGATGAGTTTGATGTTGCTCTGCGGATTTTCCATGGTCGAGGCGGATCAGTGGGACGAGGCGGTGGTCCGGCCTATGAAGCGATCCTGGCTCAACCGGGACGCAGTGTAAATGGGCGGATTAAGATTACGGAGCAGGGAGAAGTCCTGGCCTCTAAGTATTCTTTACCAGAACTGGCGCTTTATAATCTGGAGACTGTGACAACGGCTGTGATTCAAACCAGTTTGCTCCGCACTGGGTTTGATGATATCCAGCCCTGGCACGAAATTATGGAGGAACTGGCCATTCGCTCGCGGCATCACTATCGATCGCTCATTTACGAGCAGCCAGATTTTGTGGACTTTTTCCACCAGGTGACGCCGATCGAGGAAATCAGCCAACTGCAAATCAGTTCCCGACCTGCTCGGCGGGGCGGTAAGCGGGATCTGGGTAGCTTGCGGGCAATTCCCTGGGTCTTTAGCTGGACGCAAACCCGCTTTCTCCTGCCTTCCTGGTATGGTGTTGGGACGGCCCTACAAGATTTCTTGCAAGAAGAACCGGAAGCCCACCTCAAACTATTGCGCTACTTCTACTACAAGTGGCCTTTCTTTAAGATGGTGATTTCCAAATGTGAAATGACCCTGGCTAAAGTCGATCTTCAAATTGCCCATCACTATGTGAGTGAGCTGACCCAGGTGGAGGATCGCGATCGGTTTGAGCGGGTCTTCCAGCAAATTGCGGATGAATTTCACCTGACCCGTGAACTGGTGCTTTCGATCACAGGTCATAAGCGACTTCTGGATGGCGATCCAGATCTCCAGCGATCGGTGCAATTACGGAATGGGACGATCGTCCCTCTGGGCTTTTTGCAGGTTTCCCTGTTAAAACGCTTGAGGCAGCACCATAACAGTTCTTCCGCTGCGATCATCCGGTCTCGATATAGTAAGGGTGAACTACTACGGGGGGCGCTCCTGACGATCAATGGTATTGCTGCCGGAATGCGTAATACAGGCTGA
- a CDS encoding peptidoglycan-binding protein codes for MPKIFLDGQINLTQQNPDRYETLGNLSQVEAQQLSRAVFGNGPGAELLNLLDQQYSNGTGTLIKREIALARHEGGLRFGRENPDPASGYNFGTFQIGGLDTTASESRAKYDRNLQAGLKLYQQLTGKTVDPATLTLADRDIICHLGYIYTERQRSYNGEYYANAPGRPPEAIFRDLGNPALPVNQAVELMSSGIQGGIRDIGEDVYRMQSQLVVDKQQMSQAVEQGRTLMQGTVGLGDVGADVKEIQTRLKAQGYPIQVSESFTRETQQAVMAFQRRQGLEADGVVGPNTWDALSPVSRSQQTMTPDRTPQVEQEAQNNTAMEKNVETAATSASVTTNSVETKRVSPEPAQAQAEIPNRIELPNGDRTAKHNFTIKATAQTAVNGKVVSGSPSNSIQSDAPLLRYGDRGQAVTQVQTALNQRGASIVVDGVFGAQTQRAVVGFQRSQGLEPDGIVGPSTRGALGLAQRQPGQSPLSVQQTQATATNPSLKLDRLRIPAGNTYYGAPRDGGNRQHAGTDTYNPAQDGRTEAAKSSLGGIILKVEVQRDAGGNPVGYGSYIDIYNPTLGVVERIAEFDTPKFSPADVGKVIPAGTVVGTGASLTEVIHREVRPYAIYRQGPNSQYGFAGTVDWADFMVRNGIYKLEGNDLVPTGRVLPAQQIEKIQASLTPEVQADVDNVIAQGTPQDIPFALADHLSEQTTLLDMLSLDSKNDSLNSEAQQNRQAVLQPSNSLSQASTQACQQTSGMELD; via the coding sequence ATGCCAAAGATTTTTTTGGATGGGCAGATCAATCTGACCCAACAGAATCCCGATCGCTACGAAACATTAGGTAACCTGTCTCAAGTAGAGGCCCAACAATTATCGAGGGCAGTTTTCGGGAATGGCCCTGGGGCTGAACTCCTGAATCTTCTGGACCAGCAGTACAGCAATGGCACAGGGACGCTGATCAAGCGAGAAATTGCCCTGGCTCGCCATGAGGGGGGGTTGAGATTTGGGCGAGAGAATCCAGACCCCGCCAGTGGTTACAATTTTGGCACCTTCCAGATTGGCGGGTTGGATACGACGGCATCAGAGAGCCGAGCGAAGTACGATCGCAATTTACAGGCAGGTCTGAAGCTATACCAGCAACTAACGGGTAAAACCGTTGATCCAGCTACCCTGACCCTGGCCGATCGAGATATTATTTGCCACCTCGGTTACATCTACACCGAAAGACAACGCTCCTACAATGGCGAGTATTATGCAAACGCTCCAGGTCGTCCGCCAGAGGCTATTTTTCGGGATTTAGGCAATCCGGCTCTGCCTGTTAACCAGGCGGTTGAACTCATGTCGAGTGGTATCCAGGGAGGCATTCGCGACATCGGGGAAGATGTCTATCGTATGCAAAGCCAACTGGTTGTGGACAAGCAGCAGATGAGTCAAGCGGTTGAGCAGGGCCGCACCCTCATGCAGGGAACCGTTGGCTTGGGAGATGTCGGCGCAGATGTGAAGGAAATTCAGACTCGTTTGAAAGCACAGGGCTATCCCATTCAAGTGTCTGAATCGTTTACCAGAGAAACTCAGCAGGCCGTTATGGCTTTTCAGCGTCGTCAAGGGTTGGAGGCCGATGGTGTTGTAGGGCCAAACACATGGGATGCCTTGTCCCCAGTCTCCCGATCGCAGCAAACCATGACACCAGATCGTACCCCCCAAGTAGAACAAGAGGCACAGAATAATACGGCGATGGAAAAAAATGTGGAAACTGCCGCAACGTCTGCATCTGTCACAACCAATTCCGTTGAAACCAAGCGTGTCAGTCCTGAACCCGCTCAGGCTCAGGCTGAAATTCCAAATCGAATTGAACTCCCGAATGGAGATCGGACGGCGAAGCATAATTTCACGATCAAAGCTACTGCTCAAACTGCCGTTAACGGCAAAGTTGTGTCTGGAAGTCCTTCGAACTCAATTCAGTCAGATGCGCCATTGCTTCGGTATGGCGATCGAGGTCAGGCGGTGACGCAGGTGCAGACAGCCCTCAATCAGAGGGGGGCCAGTATTGTTGTGGATGGGGTTTTTGGTGCCCAAACACAGCGGGCTGTGGTTGGTTTTCAACGGAGTCAAGGACTGGAGCCAGATGGCATCGTCGGTCCCAGTACTCGCGGTGCCTTGGGGTTAGCGCAGCGACAACCGGGTCAATCCCCATTATCTGTGCAACAGACTCAGGCCACTGCCACCAACCCATCCTTGAAGCTAGATCGTCTGAGAATCCCTGCTGGTAATACGTACTATGGCGCACCCCGTGATGGAGGCAATCGACAGCACGCTGGCACAGATACCTACAATCCAGCACAAGATGGCAGAACTGAGGCAGCCAAATCGAGTCTGGGCGGCATCATTCTCAAGGTCGAAGTGCAAAGAGATGCTGGTGGTAACCCCGTTGGCTATGGCTCATACATCGATATTTACAATCCCACCCTGGGAGTAGTTGAGCGGATTGCAGAATTCGATACTCCCAAGTTTTCTCCAGCAGATGTGGGCAAGGTCATTCCCGCAGGAACTGTGGTCGGAACGGGGGCAAGTCTGACTGAAGTGATTCACCGGGAAGTTCGTCCCTATGCAATCTACCGACAAGGCCCCAATTCTCAATATGGTTTTGCGGGGACAGTGGATTGGGCAGATTTCATGGTGAGGAATGGCATTTACAAGCTGGAAGGTAATGATCTAGTTCCCACAGGACGGGTATTACCAGCACAGCAGATAGAGAAGATTCAGGCTTCTCTAACACCAGAGGTTCAGGCAGATGTTGACAATGTGATTGCCCAGGGGACGCCCCAGGACATCCCTTTTGCTCTGGCCGATCATCTGAGCGAACAGACAACTCTGCTTGATATGCTATCGCTCGACTCCAAAAACGATTCACTAAATTCAGAGGCCCAGCAGAATCGCCAGGCCGTCTTGCAACCGTCAAATTCCCTGAGTCAGGCATCAACTCAGGCCTGTCAGCAGACCAGCGGCATGGAGCTTGACTAA
- a CDS encoding SpoIID/LytB domain-containing protein produces the protein MLSHTILSTPISLLARLKQQFWCQTYRWSLPALVWLATIAPAGAQVELRVALEEGVSQVQVASSTKAIVRESTGRLLGEMPPGSAYDARMGPKGITLSNQFPGSKLWIEPTAGGYVWVGDRWYRGRLLLLPAAKGLTVINFVDLEQYLYSVLGGEMRPDWPQEALKAQAVAARSYALYKRQHASKKLFDLGDSTASQVYKGLISESAGTQMAVRETQGQVLIYKGQIIQAVFHSSAGGRTENSEFVWTQALPYLRSVPDFDQGTPNYEWVKVFSSQELKARLPGLGNILSFIPQRLAPSGRIITMKVVGDAGSRIMSGNDLRNALNLKSTLFVVTPQAATNGIKDNVRTPSLAFQVSGRGFGHGLGMSQWGAYNMAVRGMNYQQIVLYYYKGAALARIQVR, from the coding sequence ATGCTAAGTCACACAATCCTATCTACCCCAATCTCTTTGCTGGCTCGCCTGAAACAGCAATTTTGGTGCCAGACATACCGCTGGTCGCTTCCTGCCCTGGTTTGGCTCGCTACTATTGCTCCAGCGGGGGCTCAGGTTGAGTTACGAGTTGCCCTTGAAGAAGGGGTTTCCCAGGTTCAGGTTGCCAGTTCTACCAAAGCGATCGTGCGGGAGAGTACCGGACGTTTGTTGGGTGAGATGCCTCCAGGGAGTGCTTATGATGCTCGCATGGGTCCCAAAGGCATTACCTTGTCCAATCAGTTTCCTGGGAGCAAGCTCTGGATTGAGCCCACTGCCGGAGGCTATGTTTGGGTGGGCGATCGCTGGTATCGAGGGCGTCTGTTGTTGCTTCCCGCCGCTAAAGGACTGACCGTCATTAACTTTGTCGATCTGGAACAGTACCTCTACAGTGTTCTGGGTGGTGAAATGAGGCCAGACTGGCCCCAGGAGGCTCTGAAAGCTCAGGCTGTGGCTGCGCGATCCTATGCGCTTTACAAGCGTCAGCATGCAAGCAAGAAACTGTTTGATCTGGGGGATAGCACTGCCTCTCAGGTTTATAAAGGGCTGATCTCAGAATCTGCTGGGACGCAGATGGCGGTTCGAGAGACACAGGGGCAGGTGTTGATTTATAAAGGTCAGATTATTCAGGCCGTGTTTCACTCTTCTGCTGGCGGACGCACAGAGAATTCCGAATTTGTTTGGACGCAAGCGTTGCCCTATCTGCGGAGTGTCCCAGATTTTGACCAGGGAACTCCCAATTATGAGTGGGTCAAAGTCTTCTCCAGTCAAGAACTGAAAGCCCGCCTACCCGGATTGGGGAATATCTTGTCCTTTATCCCGCAACGGCTGGCACCCAGTGGACGTATTATCACGATGAAAGTTGTTGGTGATGCAGGCAGCCGGATCATGAGTGGTAATGACCTGCGCAATGCCTTGAACTTAAAGAGTACCCTGTTTGTCGTGACGCCCCAGGCTGCAACCAATGGCATTAAGGATAATGTCAGGACTCCTTCCCTGGCTTTCCAGGTGAGTGGTCGTGGTTTCGGACATGGCTTGGGCATGAGTCAATGGGGCGCCTACAACATGGCAGTTCGAGGCATGAATTATCAGCAAATTGTTCTCTATTACTACAAAGGAGCGGCTCTCGCTCGGATTCAAGTCCGTTAG
- a CDS encoding WG repeat-containing protein, which produces MNQTPKRFALFCLLGFCLAGLLAIVISEPKISRSQPQPAATIALPATSPTSSAGPVAGQTLAVPDPAKVTRPSPAANPLYPIKLNGKFGYINVAGQVVIPPQFEEARFFSEGMAAVRGNDPTVKPAATSRYRQAQWGFINLQGQWITGAEFDQVKPFSEGLAAVQINSTGSSLWGFVNKTGQMVIPPAYTEVESFQEGLAAVEIDRQWGYIDSSGSMKIQPQFAPTAGRNEPPHSFSEGLAAVMPAQSNGRSSGYGYINFAGEFVIQPSYRLALPFSNGLAAVMVRDKFGFIDPTGAMVIQPQFQMAQQFSENLAQIAFDQNPDDRRCPYLQGYIDKTGRTTIAPQFCLTRPFSAGLALTDRGFINKSGQVVLKPDGVVEGESSFGRGLVQIAVDRKVGYVDRTGRYIWQPTE; this is translated from the coding sequence ATGAATCAAACGCCGAAACGCTTCGCTCTCTTTTGTCTGCTGGGCTTTTGTCTGGCTGGATTACTGGCGATCGTTATTTCTGAACCAAAGATCAGCCGCAGTCAGCCCCAACCTGCTGCCACAATCGCCCTTCCTGCGACCTCTCCCACAAGCTCTGCTGGTCCGGTTGCTGGCCAGACTCTTGCAGTTCCGGATCCTGCTAAAGTCACCCGTCCTAGTCCTGCGGCAAATCCCTTGTATCCCATCAAACTCAATGGGAAATTTGGCTATATCAATGTTGCTGGCCAAGTTGTCATTCCGCCTCAGTTTGAGGAGGCCAGGTTCTTCTCTGAAGGGATGGCAGCAGTTAGGGGCAACGATCCAACAGTAAAACCTGCAGCAACCTCTCGGTATCGCCAGGCTCAATGGGGGTTCATCAATCTTCAGGGTCAGTGGATCACTGGGGCCGAATTTGATCAAGTCAAGCCCTTTTCAGAGGGATTGGCTGCCGTCCAGATCAATAGCACAGGGTCTAGTCTCTGGGGATTTGTCAACAAAACAGGTCAAATGGTTATTCCCCCTGCTTACACAGAAGTCGAATCCTTTCAGGAAGGGCTGGCAGCCGTGGAAATCGATCGGCAATGGGGCTACATTGATTCCTCTGGCAGCATGAAGATTCAGCCGCAATTTGCTCCAACAGCGGGAAGAAATGAACCCCCCCACTCTTTCTCGGAAGGACTGGCAGCAGTCATGCCTGCTCAAAGCAATGGCCGCTCTTCTGGCTATGGTTACATCAATTTTGCCGGTGAATTTGTGATTCAACCGTCTTATAGATTAGCCTTACCCTTCTCGAATGGCCTTGCTGCCGTAATGGTCAGAGACAAATTTGGTTTTATTGACCCTACCGGTGCGATGGTGATTCAGCCTCAGTTTCAGATGGCTCAACAGTTTTCCGAAAACCTGGCCCAAATTGCCTTTGACCAAAACCCTGATGATAGGCGCTGTCCTTACCTGCAGGGTTATATTGACAAAACGGGACGAACCACGATCGCACCTCAATTCTGTCTGACCCGTCCGTTTTCGGCTGGGTTGGCCCTGACCGATCGGGGATTTATCAACAAATCTGGCCAGGTTGTTTTGAAACCGGATGGGGTAGTTGAGGGTGAGTCATCCTTTGGCCGTGGTTTGGTTCAGATAGCGGTCGATCGCAAAGTCGGGTACGTGGACAGAACCGGTCGATACATCTGGCAACCGACAGAGTGA
- a CDS encoding DUF928 domain-containing protein translates to MTPLLRCTLLLVTLLAVPICVIEQSVAGLSPEVPRPRQINPIALGNTDSLGSGNRLKCGYVKDMKYAPPPTKAPDGANRVAVEEPLNRCGGARTVDGRFAVAILPSSGFSQTLAEYPTFLIYMPFTSVQEGIFSLSTSPNSYPYYQARAQLTGNRGIIRFQLPSSAPNLVAGKKYFWQFRFSAVTNESENQLLVIRGQIQRINASATLQNQLAIAAPRQKAAIYANNGIWQDALTTLAQLKCANPGDQGIASDWSSLLQQVELKELAMEPIIGVTVQPDKKITTKKTPNSTGPGPTSCPLYLK, encoded by the coding sequence ATGACTCCTTTACTTCGCTGCACATTACTACTTGTGACCCTGCTGGCTGTTCCGATCTGCGTGATAGAGCAAAGCGTTGCTGGTCTCTCTCCTGAAGTGCCGAGGCCACGTCAGATTAATCCTATTGCCCTGGGTAATACTGATTCCTTGGGGTCTGGTAATCGGCTCAAGTGTGGTTACGTGAAGGATATGAAGTACGCTCCACCTCCGACTAAAGCCCCTGATGGAGCCAATCGGGTCGCAGTAGAAGAGCCATTAAACCGCTGTGGTGGTGCGAGAACGGTAGACGGTAGGTTCGCAGTGGCTATCCTGCCCAGTTCAGGGTTTAGTCAAACCCTGGCAGAGTATCCGACATTCCTTATCTACATGCCTTTTACGTCGGTTCAGGAGGGTATCTTTAGCCTGTCAACCAGCCCTAACAGCTATCCCTACTACCAGGCAAGAGCCCAGTTGACGGGTAACCGAGGGATTATTCGTTTTCAGTTGCCTTCCAGTGCGCCTAACCTGGTGGCTGGTAAAAAGTATTTCTGGCAGTTTAGATTTAGCGCTGTGACCAATGAAAGTGAGAATCAGCTACTGGTGATTCGGGGGCAGATTCAGCGCATTAATGCCAGCGCAACTCTCCAGAATCAGCTTGCGATAGCTGCCCCAAGGCAGAAAGCCGCAATCTATGCTAATAACGGGATCTGGCAGGATGCCCTCACAACACTGGCCCAACTGAAGTGTGCCAATCCTGGCGATCAGGGCATTGCTAGCGATTGGTCTTCCCTGCTACAACAGGTTGAATTAAAAGAATTGGCCATGGAACCCATTATTGGGGTTACGGTGCAGCCAGACAAAAAGATTACTACGAAGAAAACTCCCAACTCGACTGGTCCAGGACCCACATCCTGTCCCCTCTACCTTAAATAA